From the genome of Notolabrus celidotus isolate fNotCel1 chromosome 5, fNotCel1.pri, whole genome shotgun sequence, one region includes:
- the ovca2 gene encoding esterase OVCA2 has translation MAPLRVLCIHGYRQNSVSFREKTGAMRKLLKKHVELVYLSAPHSVRQASSEDAPEKENNSGPPPGGDEDPKGWWFSDIHARSFSAQQQCEESLGLEDSVTAVREVVKVQGPFDGILGFSQGAAFVAMLCSLQEQKLEPDFNFRFAILVAGFRSACNEHQRFYSAPLQIPSLHVFGLEDRVIPDNMSRELLPSFQDAQVLTHPGGHFVPAASAHRQSYQDFLKRFQ, from the exons ATGGCCCCTCTCCGGGTCCTGTGTATCCATGGTTACCGTCAGAACAGCGTCTCGTTCCGGGAGAAGACCGGAGCGATGCGGAAGCTCCTGAAGAAGCACGTGGAGCTGGTTTACCTGAGTGCGCCGCACAGTGTGAGGCAGGCCAGCAGTGAAG ATGCTCCAGAAAAAGAGAATAATTCAGGACCTCCTCCTGGAGGTGATGAAGACCCTAAGGGCTGGTGGTTTTCTGACATCCACGCTCGGAGTTTCAGCGCTCAGCAGCAGTGTGAGGAGAGCCTCGGCCTTGAAGACAGCGTGACGGCTGTGAGAGAAGTCGTGAAGGTCCAAGGTCCGTTTGATGGCATCCTCGGCTTCAGTCAGGGAGCGGCTTTTGTCGCCATGCTGTGCTCTCTTCAGGAGCAAAAACTGGAGCCGGATTTCAACTTCCGCTTTGCCATCCTAGTCGCCGGTTTCCGCAGCGCCTGTAATGAACACCAAAGGTTCTACAGTGCGCCCCTCCAGATCCCCTCGCTGCATGTGTTCGGACTGGAGGATCGAGTGATCCCAGACAACATGAGCCGGGAGCTCCTCCCATCGTTTCAGGATGCCCAGGTTCTCACACATCCTGGTGGCCATTTTGTTCCTGCAGCATCTGCTCACAGACAAAGCTACCAGGACTTTCTCAAGAGGTTTCAGTGA